GCCGCAGGCGTGATCGTGAAATATGCTACAATTCTCAGCACGACCTTTCTTACGGGCGATGGCAAGCGCGCCGCAGCCCCATATCACTGATACCCGAGGCCCCCTCGTGGCGGACTACATGATCGAGGCGAAAGCCCTCAGCAAGCGCTATGATACGGTTGTAGCGCTGGACGGCGTGGATATCTCTGTCGGCACCGGCCAGATCTACGCCCTGCTTGGCCCCAACGGCGCAGGCAAAACCACCACCCTCAGCATCCTCACCACCCTCATCCAGCCCAGCGGCGGCAGCGCCACCATCGGCGGCCACGACATCCTGCGCGCGCCGAACAAGGTGCGCCAGATGATCGGCGTGACGTTTCAGGACATCGTGCTCGACCCCGATCTGACCGGGCGCGAGGTGCTGGATGTGCACGGCCAGCTCTACCAGATCCCCGCCGCCCAGCGCCGCGCGCGCATCGCCGAGCTGGCCGAGCTGGTGCAGCTCTCCGACGCGCTGGGCCGCATGGTCAAGACCTACTCGGGCGGCATGAAGCGGCGGCTGGAGCTGGCGCGCGGCCTGATGACCAAGCCCAGCCTGCTGTTCCTCGACGAGCCGACCCAGGGCCTCGACCCGCAGAACCGCGTGGCGATCTGGGATCACATCCGCACCCTCAACCAGCAGGAGGGCCTGACCCTGCTGCTCACCACCCACTACATGGATGAGGCCGAGGCCCTGGCGGGCCGCGTGGGCATCATCGACCACGGCAAGATGGCCGCCGAGGGCAGCCCGGCTGAGCTAGTGGCAGGCATGGGGTCGGATGTGGTGCGGATCGTGGGGCGGGGCGACAGCTCGCACTTCCTGGAAAACCTGAACGCGCTGCCGTATATCGACGCCGTGAGCTACAGCCCCGAGGACCGCGTCATCCAGATCGGGGTGGACAGCGGCAGCCAGCGGCTGGCCGAGATCATCGCGCAGGCGGGCGGCAACGGCTACCGCATCGACGATGTGATGATCGCCCGGCCCTCGCTCGGCGATGTGTTTCTGAAGTACACCGGGCGCGCGCTGCGCGACTAGAGCATAAGAGAGCCTATGAACGCAACCATTACGATCTGGGCCAAGCACATGCGGAAGTTCTTCCGCAGCCGCGAGGAGCTTGGCGGCCTGCTCATCCAGCCCATGCTGTGGGTCGCGCTGTTCGGCGTGGGTATGGGGTCTATTCTCAGCAGCGCGGGCAACCCCAACTATATGTCGTTCCTGCTGCCGGGCATCCTGGCGCTCACCGCGCTGGGCGGCGCGGCGGGCGGCGGCATCATCCTGCTGGATGAGCGGATACGCGGCATCATGAAAGAGTACCTGGTGGCCCCCATCCCCCGGCTCAGCATCCTGATGGGCAGCGTGGCCAGCACCACCACCAAGGCCCTGTTCCAGGTGGTGATCATCCTAGTGCTGGGGCTGCTGCTGGGCGGGCAGCTCACCGCCAACCCGCTGGGCTGGCTGGGGCTGTTCGTGCTGATCACGCTGTTCTCGGTAGGCTTCGCCGGGCTGGCGCTGGCGGTGGCCAGCAAGTCGCGCAGCATCATGGGCTACCACGGCATGCTGTTCCTGTTCAACCTGCCGCTGCTGTTCGCCTCCAACGCGCTCTACCCGCTGAAGCAGCTGCCCGCCTGGATCAACGTGGTGGCCATGCTCAACCCCACCACCTACCTGATCGATGCGGCGCGCGCGGTGGCATTCAACGGCGCAGCCACCATCCCGCTGGGCGTCTCGTTCGCCGTCCTGCTGGTGCTTGCAGTCGGCGGCATGTGGCTGGCGCTGGCCTCGTTCCGCAGCACCATCCGGTAGATACCGCCGCGCAGCCCGCACCCCCATGCCGCAGCGCCTATCGCTGCGGCATTTTCGCCCCATGTGCCGCTCTGGGCACATGGGGCGCGGTTTCGCTCTGCGGGAATCTGCCCTTGTGGCAGCAGCGGGGCAGGCGGCGGGCAGCACACAAAAGTGTAAAAAATGGTAAGATGGTGAATCAGAACTGAAAACATCCCAGGGTAGCCCTGCCGCATGCGATGTTCTTGGCGTATACTACCAACACGCCACACCATCGACGCTGCAACCGATACCCACCGCGCAGCCTAGCTGCACCAACCAGCAGGGTATAGCAACGTGCAAAACTACCACGAACAACCCAAGGCCATCCGCACCCAGCTTGGGTCACGCCTATGGCCCCAGATCGCCCCTGCGGTAGCCGCGCTGCTCTGCCTCAGCTGGTTTTTTCTCAGCATCACCCCGCTGCCCCCGAATGATCTGTGGTGGCACATGGCGGCTGGCCGCACCATGCTGCACGAGGGCGCGCTGCTGACCCAGAACCGCTGGTCGTACGCGCTGCCCGCCGACGCCCCCTATATCTACCAGAGCTGGCTGAGCGAGATCGCCATGTACCTGCTGTGGCGGGTGGGCGATGTGCCCATGCTGTCGCTTGCCCGCATGCTGCTGATCACCGCCAGCTACGGGCTGGTGGCCTGGCACGCGGCCCGCCACACCGGCAGCGGCAAGGCAGCGGCGGCGGCGCTGCTGCTGGCCATCCTGGCGGGGTGGAGCAACTGGACGCTGCGACCGCAGACCTTCGCGCTGCTGGCCGGGGCCGCCTTCGCTGTGGCGCTGGGCGAGTTCTTGGATGGCAGGCTCGCGCCCCGCGCGCTGCTGGTGGCGCTGCCGCTGCTGATGGCGCTGTGGGTGAACCTGCACGGGTCGTTTGTGCTGGGCATCGCACTGGTGGTGCTGGCGCTGGCGGGGGCCGCCGCCCAGCGCGCCCAGGGCGGCGCGAGCGCCTCGCTGCGCACCCTGGGCGCGGCCAGCGCGCTCACGGCGGGCGCGGCGCTGCTCAACCCGCTGGGCATCGGCATCTTCGCCTACGTGCGCAGCATGCTGGGCAACGCCCCGCTGCAGAAATGGTTTGTCGAGTGGCAGTCGCCCAAGCCATCGCTCAACCTGCTCGACACCAGCTGCTGGTTCTTCCTGATCGTGCTGCTGATCACCGCGCTGATGGCGCTGGGGCCAAAGCGCCCTAGCGTCACCGCCGTGCTGTGGTACTGCGCGCTGGCCTGGCTGGCCTTCGGCGGGGTGCGCTACATCATGTGGTTCGCGCTGCTGATCATGCCGCTGATCGCCCAGCAGATCGCCCCGCACCTGACGCCCGATCGCCCACGGCCGCTTCACCCCGCCGCGCTGGCAGCCATCGCGCTAGTGGGCATCATCGGCCTGCCCTGGCTGCAGATCAACACGCTGATCGGCGCGGGCGGGTCGACCCTGTTCGCAAGCCAGGGCAGCTACCGCACCCTGATGGCCGACACCACCCCGATCGGCGCGGGCGAGTGGCTCGCCCAGAACCCACCATCCAGCGGGCGGATGTGGACCAACATCACCTACGCCAGCTACCTTGAGTGGCGCACGCCCGACATCCCGCAGTTCACCGATCTGCGCGTCGAGCTGTTCCCGACCGACACATGGGAGCAGAGCTTCGCCATCGCGGGGGCGAAAGATGAGGGCATGGCGCTGATCGACCGCTGGCAGATCACCACGCTGCTGCTCGACCGCCGCCGCGACACCAAGCTGCTCGCGCGCATCTCATCCGATCCGGGCTGGTGCCAGCGCTACGCCGACCGCGACGCCCAGATCTTTCAGCGCTGCACCAGCTGATGCAGCCTACCGAGCGCAGCCATATGCCGCGCAGGCAACAACACTATGATAGAACCAGCCCACATCCTGATCGTCGATGACGACATCGGCATCCGGCGGATGCTGCAGCTGCTGCTGCACGACGCGGGCTACCGCGTCTCTACCGCCGACAGCGGCGAGGAGGCGCTCGCCTACCTGGAGCTGGTGACCCCCGACCTGATCTTGCTCGACCTGATGCTGCCGGGCCTGAGCGGCAACGATGTGGCCCGCCAGATCAAGGCCCACCCCACCTGGCCCTTCATCCCGATCATCCTGATCACCGCCCGCAGCGACTCGCGCACCAAGGTGAGCGGGCTTGACGCCGGGGCCGACGACTTTCTGACCAAGCCGATCGAGTTCGCCGAGCTGCTGGCCCGCGTGCGCGCCCTGCTGCGGCTGCAGCGCGCCCAGCGCTCGCTGCAGGCCGAGCAGCGCAAAACCGAGCTACTGCTGAACCTGACCAGCGAGCTGGGCATATCGCTCGACCTCGACGCGCTGCTCACCCACTTCCTCGAGAAGCTGGGCGACGCGATCGGGGCCGTCCGCGCCAGCGCCATCCTGATCAGCGAAGACCCGCCGCGCTTCTACTCATCCAGCCGCCACCAGGCCGTGCTCAGCATGCAGGATGTGCTCTCGCGCGGGGTGGCTGGCTGGGTGCTGCGCGAAAAGCAGCCGCTGCTGATCGCCGACTGCAGCGAGGATGAGCGCTGGATCGCGTCGGGAAACTACAGCTCGGCGGTGCGCAGCGTGGCCGCCGCCCCGATCATGCGCGACAACCGCGCGCTGGGCGTGATGACCGCCGTCCACCACACGCCCAACCACTTCACCGACGAGCACCTGGCCCTGCTCACCCTGGTGGCGCAGCAGAGCGCCTTCGCGCTGGAGAACGCCGAGCTCTACCACCTGACCCGCAGCCAGAAAGATCTGCTGGAGCGGCGCACCGAGGATCTGCAGCGTCTCAACGAGATCAGCCGCCACCTGAGCGAGCTGATGCAGCCCGAGCTGCTGCTGCGGCTGGTGGCCCACCTGATGCACCACACCTTCCGCTACCCCCAGGTGGTCATCTACCTGCGCGAGGGCGGCAGCCTGCGCGTGCGTGCGATCGCCGGCGGCCTGCTGGATGACCGGCTGCTCGGCTCGACGCTGCCCGCCGACTACGGCGTGCCCGGCTGGGTGGTGCAGAACCAGAAGGTGCTGCGCATCGACCACGCCCCATCCGACCCGCGCTACGCCGCGCTCGGTCAGGGCGGCGCAATCGTGTCCGAGCTGGCAGCCCCGATCTTCGCCGGGCGCGAGTTCTACGGCGTGCTCGAGATCGCCAGCACCGCACAGGGCGCTTTCACGCCAAACGACGAGCAGCTGCTCGATACCCTGGCCACCCAGATCGGCATCGCGCTGGATAACGCGCGCCTGTTCGAGAATGAGAAGCGGCGCGTGCGCCAGCTGGCCCAGGTGAGCGACCTCTCGGTGGCGATCACCGCCCAGCTGGACAGGACGCACAACCTGCAGATCGCCGCCGATGCGCTGCTCACCATCTTTGGCATCGAGCGCAGCGCGATCATTATGTACGACAAGGATCTGCGCCAGGGCTTCTGGGCCACTGGCGGCAGCAGCCCCGCCAGCACGATCGCCTCGGTAAACCAGATCCTCTTCCCGCCCGAGGGCATGAAGATCCACATCACCAGCCCCGTGATCACCACCAGCGTCGCCGAGAACCCGCTGATGCAGCGCTACCTGCCCCTGCTGCAGACCGAGAAGATCGAGGCGCTGGCGATCGCCCCGCTGATGAGCCAGGGCAGCGCGATCGGCGTGGTGACGCTCGACATCAGCAGCCGGGTCGAGCAGTTCGGCCAGGCCGAGCTGACCCTGCTGGCCACGGTGGCCAGCCTGATCGGCCAGGTGGTGGAAAACGACCGGCTCTACCGCGAGGTGGAGGACGAGCGCCGCACGCTCAACGCCGTGCTCGATGGCGCAGCCGACCCCATCCTGCTGATCGGTCCGCACGACCGCCTGCTGCTCTCCAACCGCGCGGCGGCCCACCAGCTGGGCATCAGCAACGCCAACGGCACGCCGATCGCCTCGCTCATCCAGGAGCCAGATCTGCTGCACGCCCTGAGCGGCCCCACCAACGGCCACGGCCCCCACGAGGTGACGCTGGATGAGGCGATCACTTTCTCGATCAGCGTGGCCCAGGTGCAGAATGGCCAGAACAGCGTGCTGGGACGCGTGGCCGTGCTGCAGGATATCACTGCGATAAAAGAGCTGGAGCGCCGCGAGCAGGAGCGGCTGCGCGGCGCGCTGCGGCGCTATGTGTCGCCCCAGGTGGTCGAGCAGATGCTGGCGGGCGGCAACGACTTCGGCACGCCGATGGACCACAATGTGGTGGTGCTATTCGCCGACCTGCGCGGCTACACCGCGCTCACCGAGGGCATCCCCGCCCGCGTGCTGGTGGAGCAGGTGCTCAACCGCTACTTCACCGCCATGACCGAGGTGCTCTACCACTACGAGGGCACGATCGACAAGTTCCTGGGCGATGGGATCATCGGCGTGTTCGGCACACCGATCGCCCACCCCGACGACCTGGAGCGCGCGCTGCGGGCCTCGGTCGATCTGCAGCGCGCCTTCAACCGCCTGCGCGCCGAGTGGTGGCAGCAGCTGCACCTCGACATCGGCATGGGTATCGGCCTAGGCTACGGCCACGCGGTGGTGGGCAACATCGGCTCGGCCCAGCGCACCGACTTCACGCTGGTGGGCGATGTGGTGAATACGGCCAGCAGGCTCTCGGGGCTGGCGCTGGCGGGCCAGATCGTGGTCTCGCACCAGCTGATCGATGCCTTGCCCGAGCACACCGAGCTGCCCTTTGGCATGCGCGAGCTTGGCCGCATCCCGCTGAAGGGCAAGCAGGATCCGCACCAGATCTACGAGATCGAGTATGAGGAAAAGCAGATCTGAAAGCGAAAGTATACAGCACGATCTATGTCTCACCCAACTGAGGTTACGCTCGACACGCCGCTGGACATGCACCTGCACCTGCGCGAGGGCACGATGCTGGAGACCGTGGCCCCGCTGAGCGCCGCACCCTTCGCCGGTGCGGTGATCATGCCCAACCTGGTGCCGCCGGTCGACTCGCTCGCGCGGCTCCAGTGGTACCGTGGCGAGATCGCGCGGGCCATCGGCGCACACCAGTTCACCCCGCTGATGGCGCTGTTCTTCCGCAGCTACACCGAGCACGAGCTGGCCGAGGCCAAGCCGCACATCATCGGCATCAAGCTCTACCCGGCAGGCGTGACCACCAACAGCGCGGGCGGCGTGGCCAACATCGACGCGGCGCGCGACACGCTGGCGGCCATGGAGCGGCTGGGCATCCCCCTGCTGGTGCACGGCGAGACCCACGGCTTCGTGCTCGACCGCGAGGTCGAGTTCCTGCCGATCTACGACCGGCTAGCCCGCGATTTCCCCCGCCTCACGATCATCATGGAGCACATCACCACGCGGCAGGCCGCCGATTTCCTGGCCGAGCACCCCAACGTCTACGCCACCGTCACGCTGCACCACCTGCAGATCACGCTGAACGACATGGCGGGCGGGCTGCTCAACCCGCACCTGTTCTGCAAGCCGATCGCCAAGCGCCCCGAGGACCGCGAGGCCCTGCTGGAGCTGGCGCTGCAGGCCCACCCCAAGCTCATGTTCGGCAGCGACTCGGCTCCCCACCCCACCGAGGCCAAGGAGTGCGCGGGCTGCGCGGCGGGCGTGTTCAGCGCACCGGTGGCGCTGCCCATGCTGATCGAGCTGTTCGCGCAGCACGGCGCGCTCGCCCGGCTGCAGGCCTTCGTCTCCGACAACGCGCGGCGGATCTACGGCATCAACCCGCCGCAGAAGCTGGTGCGCTTCGCCCGCCAGCACTGGCAGGTGCCTGCCCGCTATGGCGCGGTGGTGCCCTACTGCGCCGGGCAGCAGCTCGGCTGGCAGCAGCAGTAGAAAGAAACTGCGGCGCGCAGTTATCACTCAATAACACTGTAAGCTGGCAGCAGCAGTAGAAAGAAACTGCGGCGCGCAGTTATCACTCAATAACACTGTAAGGCGGCTGGCTCTGGTAGGATAGACGGGGCGAGACGGTGAAACATCTCGCCTCGTCGGATCGATGACGATACAGACCGGAGCCAGCACACGTATGACAACTCGCACCAGCGCTAGCGCGGATGTTCGCGCCAGCACCACCGCCCCAGAGTCCCGCGCCACCTTCACCTCGCACCTGGGCGTAATCGCCGCCACCCTCGGATCGGCCATTGGCCTCGGCAACATCTGGAAGTTCCCCTCGCTCACCGGCACCAACGGCGGCGCGGCCTTCCTGATCACCTACCTGTTCGCCACGCTGCTGGTGGGCCTGCCCGTGATGATCGCCGAGATCAGCATCGGGCGCACCATCCGCGCCGACCCCATCACTGGGCTGCGCAGGCTGGCCCCCAGGCAGGTGTGGTGGGTGATCGGCGCGATGGGCATCGTCTCGTCGTTCCTGATCATGGCCTTCTACACCGAGGTGGTGGGCTGGGTGCTGGCCTTCATCGTGGCCGCCGCCACCGGCCAGCTGCAGACGACCAGCCCGGAGACACTGGGCGCGCACTTCGCCCAACAGATCGGCGACCCCGCGCAGTCCATCCTCTGGCAGTGGGTGGTGCTGGCGATCGTCAGCGGCATCATCGCGTTTGGCGTCACCAAGGGCATCGAGGCCACCACCAAGCGGCTGCTGCCCATCCTGTTTGGCCTGCTGGTGCTGATCGGCATCCGCAGCCTGATGCTGCCCGGCGCTGGGCAGGGGCTGGCCTTCCTGTTCGTGCCCGACTTCAGCAAGGTGACGCCCGCCGTCATCCTGGCGGCGCTGGGACTGGCCTTCTTCAAGCTCTCGCTGGGCATGGGCGCGATGATGACCTACGGCAGCTATTTCCGCAACGATCAGAACATCCCCGGCACCGCCACCCGCGTGATGCTGGCCGATCTGCTGGTCTCGCTGCTGGCGGGCGTGGCGATCTTCCCGGCGGTGTTCAGCTTCGGGTTCGAGCCGCAGGCCGGGCCAGCGCTGCTGTTCATCACGCTGCCCGCCGTGTTCGCGGCCATCCCCTTCGGCCAGGTGCTGCTGGTGCTGTTCTTCGTGCTGGCCGCGATCGCCGCCGTGGGCGCGATGCTCTCGATGATCGAGGTGCCGATCACCTCGCTGATGGGTATGCTGGGCTGGGATCGCCGCCGCGCCACCGTGGCCACGCTGGTGGGGCTGGTGCTGTTCGGCGCACCGGCGGCGCTCTCCAACAGCGTGCTGGCCAACGCCAAGCTGTTTGGCAAGACGCCCTTCGACCTCTACGACTTCCTCACCTCGAACCTGCTGCTGCCGCTGGGCGGCCTGCTGATCTGCGTGTTCGTGGGCTGGTTCTGGGGCCTCGACCAGTTCGCCGCCGCGCTGGGCAACCCGCCCGGGCAGCCGAGCGCGCTCACCAAGGCGCTGTTTGTGCTGCTGCGGTTTGTCTCGCCCATCCTGCTGGTGATCGTGCTGATCAACGGGCTGATACCAGCCTAACTTCCACCCCATGGCAAAAGCGGCCTGGGAAATGCTCCCAGGCCGCTTTTGCTCTACCGCATCGCGCCGGGCGCTAGGCCTTGGGCGGGTAGGCGCGCTCGTACTGCGGCGGCACCGGCACCGGCTGGCCCAGCGCCACCGCCGCCCGCAGCGGCCAGTGCGGGTCGCGCAGCAGCTCGCGGGCCAGCAGCACCATATCGGCCTGGCCCTCGCGCACGATGGCGTCGGCCTGTTCGGGCGCGGTGATCAGGCCCACGGCGGCGGTGGGCAGCCCCGACTCGCGGCGCACCTGCGCGGCCAGCGGCACCTGGTAGCCGGGGCCAACCGGGATGGCGGCCCGCGCCACGTTCCCGCCCGAGCTGACGTCGATCAGATCCACGCCCTCGTCGGCCAGCCGCCGCGACAGCGCCGCCGTCTCCTCCACATTCCAGCCGCCCTCCACCCAGTCGGTGCCCGAGAAGCGCACCAGCAGCGGCAGCTCCTCCGGCCAGACCTGGCGGATGGCCCGCGCCACCTCGACCACGATCCGCCCGCGATTCTCCAGGCTGCCGCCGTAGGCGTCGCTGCGCTGGTTGGAGATAGGCGAGAGGAAGTTGTGCAGCAGGTAGCCGTGGGCGGCGTGGATCTCGACCACCTGGAAGCCCGCCGCCAGCGAGCGGGCGGCGGCGGCGCGGAACGCGGCCACCAGCTGGCCGATCTCCTCCACGCTCAGCGCGTGGGGCGTGCGGTAGCCATCCGCAAACGGGATGGCGCTGGCGCTGACCACCGGCCAGCCGCCCTGCTCGTCGCTCAAGGGCTTGCCGCCATCCCAGGGGCGGGCGGTGCCCGCCTTGCGGCCAGCATGGGCCAGCTGGATGCCCGGCGTGGCCCCCTGCGAGCGCAGGAAGGCCGTGATGCGGGCCAGCGGCTCGATCTGCGCGTCGTCCCATAGGCCCAGGTCGCTGGGCGAGATCCGCCCGTGCGCCTCGACCGCCGTGGCCTCGGAGATGATCAGGCCCGCGCCGCCCGCCGCGTACGAGCCGAGGTGCGCCAGGTGCCAGTCGTTCGCAAAGCCATCCTGCGCGCTGTACTGGCACATCGGCGCGACGCCCACGCGGTTGCGCAGCGTGATGCCGCGAAGGGTGAGCGGGGTGAAAAGGTGTGTCATATGCTCTCTATCCTCTATCGCTCCATGACAAAGAGGCCAACGGGGGTGCCCGCCGCTGGCATAGATTCTGGACTTCGTTGGTCAGATTTATCTAGTACTGGGTATTGTACCGCAGAAGCTCAGCCGTTGTCGAGCGGCCAGAGGATGAGGTTTTGCCGCGCCACCATGGGCGAGCGCATGGGCAAAGAGCGCAGAGCGCCCTGGCAAGCCCTACGCCCAACGCCCGTTGCTGGCCTGCCGCGCCTAGGAATAATGCTCGCTGCTGTTGGTGGCGCTCACGATCTCGCCGCTGCGGGTGAGCAGCAGTCGGCAGGTGTTGCGCAGCTCGCAGCGCACGCTGCAGCGCCCCGAGGCCGACATCTCTGCCGACACGCCAAAAGGGCACTCCTTCGCCAGGCACCCCTCAATATTCACAGCGTAGCGCGGGCCGCCAGCGGGGCCATCCAGCTGCCGCAGCCGCATAGAGGCACTGATAAGATCGGGGCGCTGCTCTTGGGTGAATGCGCGCGCAATTCGCAACATTGGATGGACACGTTTCCTGCGTGGCATTGCTTGTACCTCCCGCATCACAGCCACTTGACGAGTGGAACCTTCCGCTATTCGTGAAAGTTCTCACACGTACATTATGCCAATTTCCAGCCGAAACAATGTGAAAAAAGCCGCCACGTTCTGTTATCATCCAACTACTATTTCTTTTGGGGCAGGATCGCCGATCACAGGCGTGTGATCGGCTGCGCCACGCATGGAGAGCGCTATGGAATGTCGTATCGGCTGTGGCGCGTGCTGCATCGCGCCCTCGATCTCCTCGCCCATCCCAGGGATGCCGGACGGCAAGCCAGCCGGGGTGCGCTGCATCCAGCTGAGCGAGGACAACCGCTGCCGCCTGTTCGGGCGGCCCGAGCGCCCGGCGGTGTGCGGCAGCTTCCGCCCGTCCCCCGAGACATGCGGCGCGACCGACGCCGAGGCGCTGGCCACGCTGACCCTGATGGAGCGCGCGACCGCCCCGTAGCGGCCGATGTTCGTGCATATGGCCAGTTTGCACAAGTAGCGCCTTCGCGACATGGGCCGGGTGGCAACATAGGCAATGCCACGCCAGCAATGTCATCATTGGCGTAGGGGCGGGGCATTGCGGCCATCAGGTCGGGGGCCATGTCGGCAATGCGTGATCATCGCCAGCCCATCCGACCGATCGGATGAGGCTGGCCGCACCACCGCTCGTCACTTTCTCTTCGCCTTCGTGCCATCGCGTCTTCGTGGTAAATGGAATCTTGTGTTCCTTGGTGTCTTGGCGTCTTGGTGGTAAAACGTTCTGCCGAACAAGAACGCATAGGCCCCACAGCCGCCGAGCGAGGAGATTGACGCCCCCCAAGCTGTCAGGTAGAATGGCGGCCATATGGGCTGGCCTGCCAGCCGAATAGAAAGCGCCCCTAGCCTATGGCTTTTACGCAGTCGCAACCACCCGCGCCGCTCACCGTCGAGATCCGCCCGGCCCACATGTCCGATATCTACCCCATCCTCCAGCTCCACCGCGAGGCCTTCGCCGACAAATTCGGGGCAGCGTTTGGCAGCCACGGCCACGACCGCGGTGTCGAGGCGCTGGCCGAGGCCTGGCGGCGGCAGGGCCACGGGGCGCTGCGCGGCATGCTGGTGGCCGTGGCCGAGGGCCAGGTGATCGGCACCACCACCCTGCGCACCTGGGAGATGGGCGGCGACGACACCACCGCCGCCGAGATGGCCTTCCACCGCGTGCTGGGGCCGTGGGGCGCATTCCGCTCCATCCTCACGCTCTCGCTGCTCGACCACCAGATCGCCCGCGACGAGGGCTACATCACCGATGTGGCCGTGCTGAGCACGCACCGGCGGCACGGCGTGGCCCAGCAGCTGCTGGCCCGCGCCGAGGACGAGGCCCGGCTGCGGCGCAAGCGCAGCGTGACGCTGTATGTGAGCGCGTCCAACCAGGGGGCCATCCAGCTCTACCGCCGCGTGGGCTACGAGCAGGTGCGCGTGCGCCGCTCCATGATGGCGGGGCTGGTGCTGCGCCGCTGGGCCTGGGTGTTTATGCGCAAGCTGGTGGAGGATCTGTAGCGCGGGGAAACGCAGCGCGGCCCCTGCGGCGTCTGCCGCAGGGGCCGCGCGTGGCCAGCGGTGCCTAGCCGTGCTTGTCGGCGAAATCGAGCATTAGGGCGGCCAGAGCCTGCGCGCCCTCTAGCTCCATGGCGTTGTAGAGCGATGCGCGGATGCCGCCCACCGAGCGATGCCCAGCCAGGCCCACCATGCCCGCCGCCACCGACGCCGCCAGGAACTCCTTCTCCAGCTCGGGCGTGGGCAGGCGGAACGCGATGTTCATGGGCGAGCGGAACGCCTTCTCGGCGTGGCCGCGGTAGAACCCGCCCGTGCTGTCGATCGCGTCGTACACCGCCTGGGCCTTGGCGGCGTTGCGCTGGCGCACGGCCTCCAGGCCGCCCAGGTCGGCGATCCAGCCCAGCACCAGATTCAGCACGTACACCGCGAACACCGGCGGCGTGTTGTAGAGCGAGTCGTTCTTGGCGAAGGTCGCGTAGCGGAACATGGTCGGCAGGCTCTTGGGGGCCTCCTCCAGCCAGTCCTCGCGCACCACCACCACCGTCACGCCCGCCGGGCCGAGGTTCTTCTGCGCGCCAGCGTAGATCAGCGAGAACTTGCTGGCATCAAGCGGGGCCGAGAGGATGTCGCTGGACATGTCGGCCACCAG
The sequence above is a segment of the Chloroflexia bacterium SDU3-3 genome. Coding sequences within it:
- a CDS encoding YkgJ family cysteine cluster protein; this translates as MECRIGCGACCIAPSISSPIPGMPDGKPAGVRCIQLSEDNRCRLFGRPERPAVCGSFRPSPETCGATDAEALATLTLMERATAP
- a CDS encoding NADH:flavin oxidoreductase/NADH oxidase; protein product: MTHLFTPLTLRGITLRNRVGVAPMCQYSAQDGFANDWHLAHLGSYAAGGAGLIISEATAVEAHGRISPSDLGLWDDAQIEPLARITAFLRSQGATPGIQLAHAGRKAGTARPWDGGKPLSDEQGGWPVVSASAIPFADGYRTPHALSVEEIGQLVAAFRAAAARSLAAGFQVVEIHAAHGYLLHNFLSPISNQRSDAYGGSLENRGRIVVEVARAIRQVWPEELPLLVRFSGTDWVEGGWNVEETAALSRRLADEGVDLIDVSSGGNVARAAIPVGPGYQVPLAAQVRRESGLPTAAVGLITAPEQADAIVREGQADMVLLARELLRDPHWPLRAAVALGQPVPVPPQYERAYPPKA
- the serC gene encoding 3-phosphoserine/phosphohydroxythreonine transaminase, producing MSNVYNFNAGPAILPRAVLEQVQAELLDYHGRGMSIVEMSHRAKEYEAINAEAESRLKALLGVGEGYRVLFIQGGASSQFALIPLNFLPAGKTADYLVTGTWSEKAYEEAKKVGGAHVAATTAEGGFRRIPSAGEITLSDDSAYVHYTTNETIHGVQFPSIPDVGGRRLVADMSSDILSAPLDASKFSLIYAGAQKNLGPAGVTVVVVREDWLEEAPKSLPTMFRYATFAKNDSLYNTPPVFAVYVLNLVLGWIADLGGLEAVRQRNAAKAQAVYDAIDSTGGFYRGHAEKAFRSPMNIAFRLPTPELEKEFLAASVAAGMVGLAGHRSVGGIRASLYNAMELEGAQALAALMLDFADKHG
- a CDS encoding GNAT family N-acetyltransferase translates to MAFTQSQPPAPLTVEIRPAHMSDIYPILQLHREAFADKFGAAFGSHGHDRGVEALAEAWRRQGHGALRGMLVAVAEGQVIGTTTLRTWEMGGDDTTAAEMAFHRVLGPWGAFRSILTLSLLDHQIARDEGYITDVAVLSTHRRHGVAQQLLARAEDEARLRRKRSVTLYVSASNQGAIQLYRRVGYEQVRVRRSMMAGLVLRRWAWVFMRKLVEDL